In a genomic window of Curtobacterium sp. MCBD17_035:
- the dhaM gene encoding dihydroxyacetone kinase phosphoryl donor subunit DhaM → MSVGILVVSHSAKIAEGVVELAAQMAPDVRFATAGGTDDGGIGTSFEAVTDGIAALGDTDGVVVLCDLGSAYLTTDTALDFLTDDDRGRVHVSHAPLVEGTVAAAVAAQTGGDTHAVVAASESAGGADTPDGPESLPDGDTPAGPTTGVVSATVELVNASGLHARPAAEFVKTAAKYDASVTVNGVDAKSLLAIMALALPQGATVAIDATGEDARDAVEALVALTASGFGERDAE, encoded by the coding sequence GTGAGCGTCGGGATCCTCGTCGTCTCGCACAGCGCCAAGATCGCCGAGGGCGTCGTCGAGCTCGCGGCACAGATGGCCCCGGACGTCCGGTTCGCGACCGCGGGCGGCACCGACGACGGCGGCATCGGGACGAGCTTCGAGGCCGTCACCGACGGCATCGCCGCGCTCGGCGACACCGACGGCGTCGTCGTCCTGTGTGACCTCGGTTCGGCCTACCTGACGACCGACACCGCACTCGACTTCTTGACGGACGACGACCGTGGTCGGGTGCACGTCTCGCACGCGCCGCTGGTCGAGGGGACCGTCGCAGCCGCGGTCGCGGCGCAGACCGGAGGCGACACCCACGCGGTGGTCGCGGCCTCGGAGTCCGCCGGGGGAGCGGACACACCGGACGGGCCGGAGTCCCTACCGGACGGTGACACCCCGGCCGGACCGACCACGGGCGTCGTCTCGGCGACGGTCGAGCTCGTGAACGCCTCGGGACTCCACGCCCGACCCGCGGCCGAGTTCGTCAAGACCGCCGCCAAGTACGACGCTTCGGTCACCGTGAACGGCGTGGACGCCAAGAGCCTGCTGGCGATCATGGCGCTCGCACTGCCCCAGGGCGCGACCGTCGCCATCGACGCGACGGGGGAGGACGCGCGGGACGCGGTCGAGGCGCTCGTCGCGCTCACGGCCTCCGGGTTCGGTGAGCGGGACGCCGAGTAA
- a CDS encoding DUF4190 domain-containing protein produces the protein MSENYPPAPTEPGGPVTAPSRSNGLTIAALVLGVIGVVFALLVPIIGIICGVLALVLGLVARRRGAAAGRGRGMALAGVILGAIAIVAAIVNIIVAASIISQHM, from the coding sequence ATGTCCGAGAACTACCCGCCCGCACCGACTGAGCCCGGCGGTCCCGTCACCGCTCCGTCGCGCTCGAACGGTCTCACGATCGCCGCCCTCGTGCTCGGGGTCATCGGTGTCGTGTTCGCGCTCCTCGTCCCCATCATCGGGATCATCTGCGGCGTCCTGGCGCTCGTGCTCGGCCTCGTGGCGCGTCGACGCGGCGCTGCCGCTGGGCGCGGGCGCGGCATGGCACTGGCTGGCGTCATCCTGGGCGCCATCGCCATCGTCGCGGCGATCGTGAACATCATCGTCGCGGCGTCGATCATCTCGCAGCACATGTGA
- a CDS encoding NtaA/DmoA family FMN-dependent monooxygenase (This protein belongs to a clade of FMN-dependent monooxygenases, within a broader family of flavin-dependent oxidoreductases, the luciferase-like monooxygenase (LMM) family, some of whose members use coenzyme F420 rather than FMN.): MDPLILGIFQSLSPNGTVGSAWQHPDDRSADFTDLDHWIRLARMFEEARLDLLFLADSYGFPALDGELIPASVKEGRGIPGGDPMPLVTALAAATERLGFILTASTTVEPPAANARRFATLDHFTKGRIGWNIVTGSSGATAADLMGKALVPHDERYDMADDYLALDLALWEDSWADDALVRDKATNTYADPAGVRMITHDGPYFRSRGILNLPPSPQRTPLLVQAGTSGRGMRFAGEHAEAVFVAGGAPERVARNIAAIRQAAVEAGRSPSAVKVLVGALFLVGPTEEAAQRTHREMLAMSTPEGAAAIFAGNTGVDLLALDPDQPLAQQRTELGLSNLQRYLGRDGRPGPTVREIIEDFRVTGINGSVFVGTGASVADQVEEFVRTTGADGFLIQPHMTPGTYEDLIEYLLPVLRARGLARDEYVGDTLRERFFGPGHRRLPAELRRNAGAVTTVS, encoded by the coding sequence ATGGACCCGCTCATCCTCGGCATCTTCCAGAGCCTCAGCCCGAACGGCACCGTCGGGTCGGCGTGGCAGCACCCCGACGACCGCTCGGCCGACTTCACCGACCTCGACCACTGGATCCGTCTGGCACGGATGTTCGAGGAGGCACGGCTCGACCTCCTGTTCCTCGCCGACAGCTACGGGTTCCCGGCGCTCGACGGCGAACTCATCCCGGCCTCGGTCAAGGAGGGTCGTGGGATCCCGGGCGGCGATCCGATGCCGCTCGTGACCGCGCTTGCCGCGGCGACCGAGCGACTCGGGTTCATCCTCACGGCCTCCACCACGGTCGAACCACCCGCGGCGAACGCCCGCAGGTTCGCCACGCTCGACCACTTCACCAAGGGCCGGATCGGCTGGAACATCGTCACCGGGTCCTCGGGCGCGACCGCGGCGGACCTGATGGGCAAGGCCCTCGTGCCGCACGACGAGCGCTACGACATGGCGGACGACTACCTGGCGCTCGACCTGGCGCTGTGGGAGGACTCGTGGGCCGACGACGCGCTGGTCCGGGACAAGGCGACGAACACGTACGCGGATCCGGCCGGGGTCCGGATGATCACGCACGACGGGCCGTACTTCCGCTCGCGCGGCATCCTCAACCTGCCGCCGTCGCCGCAGCGAACGCCGCTCCTCGTCCAGGCCGGGACATCGGGGCGCGGGATGCGGTTCGCCGGTGAGCACGCCGAAGCCGTGTTCGTCGCCGGCGGGGCACCGGAGCGGGTCGCACGGAACATCGCCGCGATCCGGCAGGCCGCGGTCGAGGCCGGCCGCTCCCCCAGCGCCGTCAAGGTCCTGGTCGGCGCGCTGTTCCTCGTCGGACCGACCGAGGAGGCGGCGCAGCGGACGCACCGGGAGATGCTCGCGATGTCGACGCCCGAGGGGGCCGCGGCGATCTTCGCCGGGAACACCGGTGTCGACCTCCTGGCGCTCGACCCGGACCAGCCTCTGGCGCAGCAGCGGACCGAGCTCGGGCTGTCGAACCTGCAGCGGTACCTCGGCCGTGACGGTCGCCCCGGCCCCACCGTGCGCGAGATCATCGAGGACTTCCGGGTGACGGGCATCAACGGCAGCGTCTTCGTCGGAACCGGCGCGAGCGTGGCGGACCAGGTCGAGGAGTTCGTGCGGACGACGGGTGCGGACGGGTTCCTCATCCAGCCCCACATGACGCCGGGCACGTACGAGGACCTCATCGAGTACCTGCTGCCGGTGCTCCGTGCCCGCGGTCTCGCCCGGGACGAGTACGTCGGCGACACCCTGCGCGAGCGGTTCTTCGGGCCCGGACACCGGCGCCTCCCCGCCGAGCTGCGCCGGAACGCGGGTGCCGTGACGACGGTGTCCTGA
- a CDS encoding DinB family protein encodes MDDVVVDAVGRPEPPVAADEAATLVGFLEYQRATFAWKTSGLDAAGLTTSVGVSTMTLGGMLKHLALVEDDWFDHVVLGHPDRAPWDAVDWDVDPDWEWRTAADDDPDALRSLWTEAVERARGAVATALADGGLDRASAVAWPDGRRPSLRWVLCHMIEEYARHNGHADLIREAVDGLVGE; translated from the coding sequence ATGGACGACGTCGTGGTCGATGCGGTGGGACGCCCCGAGCCGCCGGTCGCGGCCGACGAGGCCGCGACACTCGTCGGGTTCCTCGAGTACCAGCGCGCGACCTTCGCGTGGAAGACGTCGGGCCTCGACGCCGCGGGTCTCACGACGAGCGTCGGCGTCTCGACCATGACGCTCGGGGGGATGCTGAAACACCTCGCGCTCGTCGAGGACGACTGGTTCGACCACGTCGTGCTCGGGCACCCCGACCGCGCTCCCTGGGACGCCGTCGACTGGGACGTCGACCCGGACTGGGAGTGGCGGACCGCCGCGGACGACGACCCCGACGCCCTCCGGTCGCTGTGGACCGAGGCGGTGGAGCGCGCTCGCGGCGCCGTCGCGACCGCGCTCGCGGACGGCGGACTCGACCGGGCGTCGGCCGTGGCGTGGCCGGACGGGCGACGGCCGAGCCTCCGCTGGGTGCTCTGCCACATGATCGAGGAGTATGCCCGGCACAACGGGCACGCCGACCTGATCCGGGAGGCCGTGGACGGACTCGTCGGCGAGTGA
- a CDS encoding VOC family protein codes for MTVRWFSVVVDCQDLHAQARWWADTLDWRLVYEADDEAVIVPPHALDPSRLVPLHERGPGLVFVPVPEGKTVKNRLHIDLAPGPEDDQATDVQALLDRGATRADVGQDDDVSWVVLRDPEGNEFCVLSPRD; via the coding sequence ATGACCGTTCGGTGGTTCAGCGTCGTCGTGGATTGTCAGGACCTGCACGCGCAAGCGCGGTGGTGGGCGGACACGCTCGACTGGCGACTCGTGTACGAAGCCGACGACGAGGCGGTGATCGTGCCGCCTCACGCACTCGATCCCTCTCGTCTCGTGCCCCTGCACGAGCGGGGTCCGGGCCTCGTGTTCGTCCCGGTCCCCGAAGGCAAGACGGTGAAGAACCGACTCCACATCGACCTCGCGCCAGGACCGGAGGACGACCAGGCCACCGACGTGCAGGCGTTGCTCGACCGCGGCGCGACCCGCGCGGACGTCGGTCAGGACGACGACGTCTCCTGGGTCGTCCTGCGCGACCCCGAGGGCAACGAGTTCTGCGTGCTCTCCCCGCGCGACTGA
- a CDS encoding NUDIX domain-containing protein: MTALPGLRRTSRILLLDADGRVFLMDTRAPSSDGFHRWITPGGGVDPGESHRDAAIRELREETGILIEDPGESVWSWDFAVDFDEADHDRGHSEFYVVRTTGFTLSNAEWTDEERVDILDARWWTADELAATTEPFEPPELPALVRRFA, translated from the coding sequence GTGACCGCGCTGCCGGGCCTGCGCCGCACCTCCCGGATCCTGCTGCTCGACGCCGACGGCCGCGTGTTCCTCATGGACACGCGAGCGCCGTCCAGCGACGGCTTCCACCGCTGGATCACGCCCGGCGGCGGTGTCGACCCGGGGGAGTCGCACCGCGACGCCGCGATCCGGGAACTCCGCGAGGAGACCGGCATCCTCATCGAGGACCCGGGGGAGTCCGTTTGGTCGTGGGACTTCGCGGTGGACTTCGACGAGGCGGACCACGACCGCGGCCACTCCGAGTTCTACGTCGTGCGGACCACCGGGTTCACCCTGTCGAACGCGGAGTGGACCGACGAGGAGCGCGTCGACATCCTCGACGCGCGCTGGTGGACGGCCGACGAGCTGGCGGCGACGACCGAGCCGTTCGAACCGCCGGAGCTGCCCGCGCTCGTGCGCCGCTTCGCCTGA
- a CDS encoding SDR family oxidoreductase encodes MSNPLAAGRLAGTRALVTGSSRGIGADTLGYLAEAGARVVVNYRNKAKRADQIAERITAAGGEAIAIGADLTDHDSVQAMFDTIAERFGGLDLLVLNASGGMEAGMGDDYALRLNRDAQVDVLTTAVPLMPAGSRVVFVTSHQAHFVETAETLPEYVPVAKSKRAGELALRDLIPQLDAAGIEFVVVSGDMIEGTITATLLERINPGAISGRRESVGKLYNVAEFAAEVALAAVEPIPADHTKLVGDVSEFVGSAS; translated from the coding sequence GTGAGCAACCCCCTGGCCGCCGGTCGACTCGCCGGTACCCGCGCCCTCGTCACCGGGTCGTCCCGGGGGATCGGGGCGGACACCCTCGGTTACCTGGCGGAGGCGGGCGCCCGTGTGGTCGTGAACTACCGGAACAAGGCCAAGCGCGCCGACCAGATCGCGGAGCGCATCACCGCCGCGGGCGGCGAGGCCATCGCCATCGGCGCCGACCTCACGGACCACGACTCCGTGCAGGCGATGTTCGACACGATCGCCGAGCGCTTCGGCGGGCTCGACCTCCTCGTGCTCAACGCCTCCGGCGGTATGGAGGCCGGCATGGGCGACGACTACGCGCTGCGCCTCAACCGGGACGCCCAGGTCGACGTCCTCACGACGGCCGTGCCGCTCATGCCGGCGGGGTCGCGCGTCGTGTTCGTGACGAGCCACCAGGCGCACTTCGTCGAGACCGCCGAGACCCTGCCCGAGTACGTGCCGGTCGCCAAGAGCAAGCGGGCCGGGGAACTCGCGCTCCGTGACCTCATCCCGCAGCTCGACGCCGCCGGGATCGAGTTCGTGGTCGTCTCGGGCGACATGATCGAGGGCACGATCACAGCGACCCTGCTCGAGCGCATCAACCCGGGTGCGATCAGCGGGCGTCGCGAGTCCGTCGGCAAGCTCTACAACGTCGCCGAGTTCGCGGCCGAGGTCGCCCTCGCCGCGGTCGAGCCCATCCCGGCCGATCACACGAAGCTCGTCGGCGACGTGTCCGAGTTCGTCGGCTCGGCTTCCTAG
- a CDS encoding NfeD family protein, whose translation MDGVMWTWVVVWIALVLVFLVVEVFTLDFVFVMLAAGSAGGLVASLLGLPWWAAVLIAAALSLLLIALVRPRVIHALGRGADPHRTNVDALTGMPGEVVVAFTGSAPGQVRLANGETWSARIAADTGAAVPVRPPLGTPVVVTGVEGSTAVVRLTERTTP comes from the coding sequence GTGGACGGTGTCATGTGGACCTGGGTGGTCGTGTGGATCGCCCTCGTCCTCGTGTTCCTCGTGGTCGAGGTCTTCACGCTCGACTTCGTGTTCGTGATGCTCGCAGCAGGGTCGGCCGGCGGTCTCGTCGCCTCGCTGCTCGGACTCCCGTGGTGGGCCGCCGTGCTCATCGCGGCGGCGCTGTCCCTCCTGCTCATCGCCCTCGTCCGACCGCGCGTCATCCACGCGCTGGGTCGGGGTGCCGATCCGCACCGCACGAACGTCGACGCACTCACCGGGATGCCGGGCGAGGTCGTCGTCGCGTTCACGGGCTCCGCCCCCGGCCAGGTCCGTCTGGCGAACGGCGAGACCTGGAGCGCGCGCATCGCCGCCGACACCGGCGCCGCGGTCCCGGTCCGCCCGCCCCTCGGCACGCCGGTCGTCGTGACCGGCGTCGAGGGCTCCACGGCGGTCGTCCGCCTCACCGAAAGGACAACACCATGA
- a CDS encoding SPFH domain-containing protein, with translation MTVSTGTILLIALIVVVVIFVIVVLSRAIRIIPQARAGVVERLGRYHKTLTPGLNLLVPFIDRLRPLLDMREQVVSFPPQPVITEDNLVVSIDTVVYFQVTDARAATYEIANYLGAVEQLTTTTLRNVVGGLNLEQALTSRDNINGQLRIVLDEATGKWGIRVGRVELKAIDPPASIQDSMEQQMRAERSRRAAILQAEGTKQSQILEAEGQRQSAILRAEGEAKARVLEAEGEAQAIATVFGAIHAGDPDDKLLSYQYLQTLPKLAEGSANKLWMIPSEFTEALQGIARGFGAGPLGGGGRPHVGSAGSGDAGQDARNQDSGNASVRRAGGTEAGGSAAPALMDRISALAAASLADTTPSSSAPGAALDAADAALDARLAESDRSVDEHLGASDGSSPQHD, from the coding sequence ATGACCGTCTCCACCGGGACGATCCTGCTCATCGCGCTCATCGTGGTGGTGGTCATCTTCGTGATCGTCGTGCTCAGCAGGGCGATCCGGATCATCCCGCAGGCGCGGGCCGGCGTCGTGGAACGGCTCGGCCGCTACCACAAGACGCTCACACCGGGTCTCAACCTGCTCGTGCCCTTCATCGACCGACTCCGCCCGCTGCTCGACATGCGCGAGCAGGTGGTCTCGTTCCCGCCGCAGCCCGTCATCACCGAGGACAACCTCGTCGTGTCGATCGACACGGTCGTGTACTTCCAGGTGACCGACGCCCGGGCCGCGACGTACGAGATCGCGAACTACCTCGGCGCGGTCGAGCAGCTCACGACCACGACCCTCCGCAACGTCGTCGGCGGCCTCAACCTCGAGCAGGCGCTCACCAGCCGCGACAACATCAACGGTCAGCTCCGCATCGTCCTCGACGAGGCCACGGGCAAGTGGGGCATCCGCGTCGGTCGGGTCGAGCTCAAGGCGATCGATCCGCCCGCGTCGATCCAGGACTCCATGGAGCAGCAGATGCGTGCCGAACGGAGCCGTCGTGCCGCCATCCTGCAGGCCGAGGGGACGAAGCAGTCCCAGATCCTCGAGGCCGAGGGCCAGCGGCAGTCCGCCATCCTCCGTGCCGAGGGCGAAGCGAAGGCCCGTGTGCTCGAGGCCGAGGGCGAGGCCCAGGCGATCGCGACGGTGTTCGGCGCCATCCACGCGGGCGACCCAGACGACAAGCTGCTGTCGTACCAGTACCTGCAGACCCTCCCGAAGCTCGCCGAGGGCAGCGCCAACAAGCTCTGGATGATCCCGAGCGAGTTCACCGAGGCATTGCAGGGCATCGCGCGCGGCTTCGGGGCGGGTCCGCTCGGAGGCGGCGGCCGACCCCATGTCGGGAGCGCGGGCAGCGGCGACGCCGGCCAGGACGCCCGCAACCAGGACTCCGGGAACGCTTCGGTCCGCCGCGCAGGCGGAACCGAGGCCGGCGGGTCGGCCGCTCCTGCCCTCATGGACCGCATCTCGGCCCTCGCCGCGGCGAGCCTCGCCGACACGACGCCCTCCTCGTCGG